The sequence ATCAAGCCCGCGGCAAAATGCCACGTTGTTGGATGAGCGCAAAGGCGAGCTGTTTTTCAAGTTGCAGAATATCGCTCAAACGCCCGCTGGTGCGCACGGTTTTCGCCACCAGTTCGCTGGTTGAGGATTGGATGATGCCGGCATCCAATTGCAAGCTTGAAGTGCCCAGAGCCGTTGCGCCGCCAATCACTACACGATCGGCGCCCAAAACTCGTCCCGCGCGCGGCGCGGTGAAACTGTCATAAAGCTGGGAGGTGGAAGCTGAAATCTCATTCAGCAAAACTTCCATTTTCGTACGCTCGACCAGGCGCAGGCTTTTTACTTTGCCGAGGTCCGTTGTCAGAATCGCGGCCAGGCCCTTGAGCAGGGCATTCCATTCCGCGCGTTCTGAAACATTGCGGAAATACAACACAGCAACGGTGTTGGAGGGCGGCTTGGCCAGGCTGCGCGTTCTCTCGTCATGCAACGCTTTCTCGATTTCCAATTCTGCCAGTTTCAGTGACAGCCGGCTGATGCGGCTTTGCAATTGCTTGCTCATGGCGTCAAAAAACGGCTGGCGGCGATATTCACCGTATGCCGCGATGGCTTCCGCATAGTTGCCTTGTTGCTCCTGGCAATAGCCGAGAAAGAACAGGGTTCTGCCGTCGCCCGGATTCAACCGATTGGCACGTTGCAACACTGCGGCAGCGCGTTCGAAATCGCGCATGTAAAACAAGGCAATGCCCAACTCGCGCAGATGAACAGCATTACGCGTATCCTTTTGCGCGGCCTGGAACAGTTCCTCGACGGCGTACGCATAATCGCCGCGCTGCAACGCGCTGCGGCCTTTGCGGAAATGCGCATCGCCGCAGCCTAAGAGCAAAATCGCGCTGAACATTAGAACCGCGGCCAGCGCGCGGCGCCTGCCCGTGAATCGCATCAACTGTTTTGCCCTGTTTAAAGTCATTGCCAGCCAATCGCCTGAGGTCACCATCATCCTGTTTTAGCTTTTTTGAAATGTGTGCAAGAGCATAAGCTTGTCTTGCGCCATCTTGAACGAAGGCGCCAATTTCAAGGCCCTGGCCAGCATCGTGCGCGCATCGTGGTAGCGTTCTTGATCGAGCATGTTCAGCGCCTCCGAATAGGCCATCGCCGCTTCCAGCGGAATTTCCTTCTGTTGCAGGCGGTCAATGCGTTCTTCATCGACTTTGTTGACGGCCACTTCAAGATTTTCGCTGATTTTGATTGCGAGTTTCTTCGCCAAATTTAACACTTCAGCAGGCGAGCCTTCGACATGATCGGTTTTGATGATCTCACTGGTTTCGGTTTTCACCAGGCGGACATCAATGCGCAATTTCTTATCGATTTTCATATAGCTGCCGATGAGAACCGATTGCGCGCCGAGCAGCTTGCCCAGGCGCACGGCGAATTCTGGATTGACCAGCGGCTGGCCTTGCACCGTCGCCTCGCTGCGCTGGATTTCTTCGGTGATGAATTGAATGCGCTCACGCTCCACGACTTTGAGTTTGGTCAGCGCCGCAAGATCGGTGATCACGATATCCGCCAGGCCCTTGCCGAGATTGGCGAGCTTGTCCGCGTCGTTGATCGAGTTGTTGTCGAAATCCAGAATCGCAACGGTTTTGATGCCGGCTTCCGAGGTCAGTTGCCAATAATTGCCCAACACTTCTTTGCGCGCCGTGGCCCAGCCGCGCATGACCGCAGGATGGCTCAAATACGCATCACGCGGCTCATATGCCGCGTCGAGCTTGAGAATTTCGGCAAAGCTGGTTTGCACGCGCTCCTCGTTTTGTTTGGCAACGTTGCAGAACGCGAGAAATTCCCACGCTTCCACACGATCCGGCTTCGAAAGTGTGGAGGTGGAGATCAGTTTTTCGAGCAGCGCGACGGCCTCGTCAATGCGGCCGGCGCGGAAATGCGATTTCGCCCGTTCGAGTTCCTGATTCTCGGCGGCAAGCGCCGGCAACGCGAACAGCAGGGCTGCTGCAAGCAAGCGGCTGAGAGAGTGAACAAAGGATTGCTTCATGGCCTCAACTCCTTCAAAAATTTGTCTTGCCGAGAGGCAATTGCAACGTTGTGAGACAATTTCGGTTATTGCTTAAGTTCATAATTGCTGAGATAACGTATTCGTAATCAATTATAAAACTGACAAATGTGAAACAGCGTGTTCATAAGTTAAGTCCAGACAGGGCAAAGCATATGCCATATGGAACCATTAAACGAGGGAATACTCTAATCATTTCTGGATGAAAAACAACGGGGAATTTTGGGATGTAATAAATTTTTGACGTGACAGGAGAGGGCGTGCATAACCACTAACGCGCAAGATTCAGCAGAAATCACTGTTGCATGAAGGCTTGACAAAATTGTCACCGCCGGGCTTCTGATCATCTGAGAAAGCACATGTCGAGCGGGATGAAATCTAAAAAGGTCGTTGGGGGCGATTGTCCAGCCTCTTTGTCAGTGGCTCAAAATTGTTTTGCGCGACTGCCCTCAGCTCTTCCGTTGCCACCATCTCGTTTTCTGCCGCAGCAGGCGTTGAATCGCGGGAAGCATAGCATTGGCCGTGCGTTCGCCTTCGTTGATTAATTCACGAATTTTGCGGAATTCGGCCCAATGCACGTGGCCAACATTCGGTCGAATGGCGAGATCGGCCAGTTGCAGCAGCATGTGATTGAAGCGCCGATTGGTGATCGTGCTGGTGCGAAAGATGATGTCCACGACATTTTCAAACTCCGGCAAATTATCCAGGGTTTGCCCGACATCCACGGCGATCACGATATCCGCGCCCAACTCCCGGCACGCCAGAATCGGCACCGGCGCGACGACCGCGCCATCCACCATTTGATAACCGTGAAGATTTACCGGCGGTAAAAAGCCGGGGATCGACATGCTCGCCTGCACCGCCTGGCGAATATGGCCTTCACGAAATACGATTTCTTCGCCGGTGGTCAAATCTGTCGCAACACAAGCAAAGGGAATTTGCGTGTCTTCGAAATTTTTATCATCCAAAATAAAATTAACCGCCTTGGTAATGCGCCAGCCGCCAACCAGCGAGGGCCGGCTGTGCGCGAGATTAATCACAATGCGCTCTCTCACGTGTGTTGCGACTTGCGCAAAGAAATTTTCCGCGGCATTCTTTTTTTTGAAGAGATCGAGGCCGCTTTCTTTGAATTCCTCGCTGTAAATGAATTCGAGCGCGCGTTTTTCCACCCTGCTGGTTTGCGGATGCAGCGCATAGGTTGCGCCCACCACCGCGCCGATGCTGGTGCCGGCAACCATGTCCACCGGAATGTGATGCTCTTCGAAAACTTTGAGCACGCCGATATGCGCCAGGCCGCGTGCGCCGCCGCCGCCCAGCGCCAGGCCGAGGCGCGGGCGCTGCCAGATTTTTTTGAATGATGCCATTGACAAAAGTCTTTCGCTGTGACAATAAAACGTGTATCCGAATCGTATGACGGGTTATGCGAGCAGGAGGTGGGTTGCCGGGGCCGTCGGCGGTTCATGCGACAAAAACGGATGAAAATTTCCCTTGACTATTCACGCTGAGAATGAACCAGCATCAACAAAACAGATCGAGGCCAAAATGTTGTATGATGATTTCTGCATCCCGCACCGGATTTGCAGAGGCGCTGGTCCGATCCGGCTTCGAGCGGTCGGTAAGTCGTGCGGCCGCGTCGCGAACCTTGCTGGGATAATTGTCATCTTGTGACAATTTGCGCAAGCCCTCGATAAAAGTCGAGGCATAGGTTTGCAGACCCGGACCAATGCCAAGAGCGTCGCGCAGCGCCATGCCGGCCGCGCGCCGCGCGCAGGTGCGCGCCCGACCGATATTGCCCCCGGCTTGGACAGCGCGCGCCTCCGCCATTTCATCGCGCAGGCTTCGTTCCATCTCACGACTCCAGCAAGCGCCGCATATTTTGACCCAGAACCAGTTCCATCGCCGCGGCGGAAAATCCGGCCTGGCTCATCGCCTCATGTTGCGCGTCAAAAATCTCTTTGCGCCAGCCGCGCGGGAACACACCGGAATCCGTGCCGAACAACATGCGCTCCGCGCCAAACACCGCGCGGGTGCGATGAAACACCTCGGCGAGCGTGAGTTTTTCCGGTTGCGTTGCCATCCAATCATTCGAGCTGGAGGTGTCGACAAAGACATTATCGCATTGCGCGCCCAGCATCAGCGTTTCCCGGAAAAAGCCGCAGCCAAAATGCGGGATGATGAAATGCGTTTGCCGGAAGCGATTGGCCGCGGGCTGCAGATCGAGGGGCATCGCAAAACGGCTGTCATAGATGCGCGGCAGGCCGATAAGGTCGCGCAGCTTGACCTGCAAAATTCCGAAATGCACAAACACATGCAAGCGGCGTTCGGCAACAGCTTCAAAAAACGGCAGCAGCGCTTCATCATAAACGTGATAATGGTGCAGCGCGGGAAAGAGCATGACGCCGCGATACCCCAATTGCTCGCTCAGTTTGTGCACCAGCGCCACGCTGCCCTTGTTTTTGGGATGGATCAGGAAATAACCCGCAAACCGGCCATTGGCAAGTTGCAACGCTTCCGCCACTGCCACGATTTCTTCCGGCAAACTGGCGAAGAGAACCGCGCGATCGACGCCATGCCGGTTCAACTCTTCCTGCCAGCGCTTGAGATGGGCCCCGGCTTTGCGGGCCGGCAGTTCGATCTGGGCGCGCGCCGCAAGCTGACTCAGCTCTGCATCGATATTCGCGAGCGGATCTTTTTGACGAACCAATGCAGAAAAAAAATCATGCGAGAAAAAATGAAGGTGGGAATCGAATAAGAACATTGCGTTTTCCTCATGCGGCCGCGAGTGAGCGAGACATTCGTGGGTTGCGCCTGCACGATGCAAAATAAAAATTCCTCGCAAACACGCAAGCCCGCTTTTGCGAAGGCGCGCTTGGCCGCCCGCGCTCACATCAATTGGTGGGAGAGCGATAGCCCTGTGTGCTGACCGGGGCCGGCGAGATGATGCGCAATGATTCCTCCGGCACGACCGTGACTGGCCCGGCGAGGGCGCGCCCGCCGGCAAGCTGCCGCTGAACGGCGCTGGTAGCATCAGCTTTGAAGGCGGAGGAAAGCATGATTGAAATATGCCCGGCAGGATATTGGTGTAGGCGCGGGATCGCCCAGGCGTTTTGCAAGGCGAGCACGTTTTTGAGCGCGATGATGGCATCGTGTTCTGCCGCAAAAATTTCGATGCGATCTCTGGGCAGCAGCGGATGATACGTCACCGGGTCGAGTTGCCGGTAAAATTTGGCGGTAACGGCGCGTCGCCATTGCGCATTTTCAAATTGGCGGCGTATGCGACCGCCGAGCGGCGATTCCCAAACAATGTCGTTGAGCGCGGCCGGAGGCATGGCGAGCAAAGCAAAATCAAGTTCCGGCTCAGCACAGGCAGCCAGCGCAGCGAGCCACGCGCCCAGGCTGAAACCAAGAATGCCGACCACCGGCGCTTCCGCTTCACGCAGATAATGCGCCAGGCGGCGAACATCCGCAACCGCTTGCCGCACCGCATGCAACGTCATTTCAAAATCAGCAGTGTAGAATAAATCGCCGGAAAACGAACCCGCAGGCGTGCGGCGGTGATGATAGGGCAACTCGAGAAAATATGCCGAGGCCCCAGCCTCGGCGATGGCTCGCAAAAATGGGCGATAGGCAACGGTTGAGATACTCATCAAACCATGCAACACGATCACGGCCGGAAGATGCAGTTGCCGCT is a genomic window of Cytophagia bacterium CHB2 containing:
- a CDS encoding tetratricopeptide repeat protein, coding for MMVTSGDWLAMTLNRAKQLMRFTGRRRALAAVLMFSAILLLGCGDAHFRKGRSALQRGDYAYAVEELFQAAQKDTRNAVHLRELGIALFYMRDFERAAAVLQRANRLNPGDGRTLFFLGYCQEQQGNYAEAIAAYGEYRRQPFFDAMSKQLQSRISRLSLKLAELEIEKALHDERTRSLAKPPSNTVAVLYFRNVSERAEWNALLKGLAAILTTDLGKVKSLRLVERTKMEVLLNEISASTSQLYDSFTAPRAGRVLGADRVVIGGATALGTSSLQLDAGIIQSSTSELVAKTVRTSGRLSDILQLEKQLAFALIQQRGILPRA